A DNA window from Pseudomonas tohonis contains the following coding sequences:
- the gspD gene encoding type II secretion system secretin GspD, with amino-acid sequence MAQPPADGGEERWTINMRDADIQDFTELVAGISGQTLVLDPRVKGQVTVISESPLTLSEVYQLFLSVMSTHGYSVIAQGNQARIVPDIDGRSVANSPVGSGPETLETRLLQVQQTPVNELLPLIRPLVPQNGHLAAIPSSNALIVSDKRANIERLIALITQLDRAGADDSVFYDMQHAWAKDVAAMLQESLRRGQAVGNGSAQVIADPRTNRLLLLGPPEARERLLKMARQLDTAPVRSANTRVVRLRHGDAKDLAKTLSDLSEQLRGATSPTTTQAPVLIRADEGLNALILMAEPDMVSQLEELVHQLDVPRAQVLVEAAIVEMSGDVSEALGVQWAIDGRSDSGPIGGTNFSNTGLSVGTLLGAIEAKTPVNLPDGAIVGIGNDNFGALITALSASGHSNLLSTPSLLTLDNQQAEILVGQNVPFQTGSYTTDAAGANNPFTTIERKDVGVTLKVTPHINEGGTLRLVIEQEISSIAPSTGAASRAVDLVTNKRMIKSTVLADNGQVIVLGGLIQDDVTRSESKVPLLGDVPLVGGLFRSSKDVNVKRNLMVFLRPRVVRDGTRLADLSQEKYQDMRHLTATQDAQRALPQDPVQLFQQPAPQAPARATPPPPARPEPAAVARPFAAPAQAPLHASTQASAPPAAPKASPPPATPSVAQRYSINLIEGSNEQYMRALMARHPGEPLRIQRSQRDGRDWYRMFYGDYPQADLAERALHNLPATLPSHRGQVTAL; translated from the coding sequence ATGGCGCAACCGCCCGCTGACGGCGGCGAAGAACGCTGGACCATCAACATGCGCGATGCCGACATCCAGGACTTCACCGAACTGGTGGCGGGCATCAGCGGCCAGACGCTGGTGCTGGACCCGCGCGTCAAGGGCCAGGTCACCGTCATCTCCGAGTCACCGCTGACCCTCAGCGAGGTCTACCAGCTGTTCCTCTCGGTGATGAGCACCCACGGCTACAGCGTGATCGCCCAGGGCAACCAGGCGCGCATCGTGCCCGACATCGACGGTCGCAGCGTCGCCAACAGCCCCGTCGGCAGCGGGCCGGAAACCCTCGAGACGCGCCTGCTGCAAGTGCAGCAGACCCCGGTCAACGAACTGCTCCCGCTGATCCGCCCGCTGGTGCCGCAGAACGGCCACCTGGCGGCCATCCCTTCCAGCAACGCGCTGATCGTCAGCGACAAGCGCGCCAACATCGAGCGGCTGATCGCCCTGATCACCCAGCTCGACCGGGCCGGCGCCGACGACAGCGTGTTCTACGACATGCAGCACGCCTGGGCCAAGGACGTGGCCGCCATGCTCCAGGAAAGCCTGCGCCGGGGTCAGGCCGTCGGCAACGGCAGCGCCCAGGTGATCGCCGACCCGCGCACCAACCGCCTGCTGCTGCTCGGCCCGCCCGAAGCCCGTGAGCGCCTGCTGAAGATGGCCCGCCAACTGGACACGGCGCCCGTGCGCTCCGCCAACACCCGGGTGGTGCGCCTGCGCCACGGCGACGCCAAGGACCTGGCCAAGACCCTCAGCGACCTGTCCGAGCAACTGCGCGGCGCCACCTCGCCCACCACCACCCAGGCGCCGGTGCTGATCCGTGCCGACGAAGGGCTCAACGCCCTCATCCTGATGGCCGAGCCCGACATGGTCAGCCAGCTGGAAGAGCTGGTGCACCAGCTCGACGTGCCGCGGGCCCAGGTGCTGGTGGAAGCCGCCATCGTCGAGATGTCCGGCGACGTCAGCGAAGCGCTCGGCGTGCAGTGGGCCATCGACGGCCGTTCCGACAGCGGCCCCATCGGCGGCACCAACTTCAGCAACACCGGGCTGTCGGTGGGCACCCTGCTCGGCGCCATCGAAGCCAAGACCCCGGTCAACCTGCCCGACGGCGCCATCGTCGGCATCGGCAACGACAACTTCGGCGCCCTGATCACCGCGCTGTCGGCCAGCGGCCACAGCAACCTGCTGTCCACCCCCAGCCTGCTCACCCTCGACAACCAGCAGGCCGAGATCCTCGTCGGCCAGAACGTGCCCTTCCAGACCGGCTCCTACACCACCGACGCCGCCGGGGCCAACAACCCCTTCACCACCATCGAGCGCAAGGATGTCGGCGTCACCCTCAAGGTCACCCCGCACATCAACGAAGGCGGCACCCTGCGCCTGGTGATCGAGCAGGAGATCTCCTCCATCGCCCCCAGCACCGGGGCGGCCTCGCGGGCGGTCGACCTGGTCACCAACAAACGCATGATCAAGAGCACCGTGCTGGCCGACAACGGCCAGGTCATCGTGCTCGGCGGCCTGATCCAGGACGACGTGACGCGCAGCGAAAGCAAGGTGCCGCTGCTGGGCGACGTCCCGCTGGTCGGCGGCCTGTTCCGCTCCAGCAAGGACGTCAACGTCAAGCGCAACCTCATGGTCTTCCTGCGGCCCAGGGTGGTGCGTGACGGCACCCGCCTGGCCGACCTGAGCCAGGAGAAGTACCAGGACATGCGCCACCTGACCGCCACCCAGGACGCCCAGCGCGCCCTGCCGCAGGACCCGGTGCAGCTGTTCCAGCAGCCGGCACCGCAAGCCCCGGCGCGAGCCACCCCGCCGCCTCCCGCCAGGCCCGAGCCGGCCGCCGTCGCGCGTCCCTTCGCGGCCCCGGCCCAGGCGCCCCTGCACGCCAGCACCCAGGCCAGCGCCCCCCCTGCCGCCCCCAAGGCCAGCCCGCCGCCTGCCACCCCCTCGGTGGCGCAGCGCTACAGCATCAACCTCATCGAAGGCAGCAACGAGCAGTATATGCGCGCGCTGATGGCCCGCCACCCCGGGGAGCCCCTGCGCATCCAGCGCTCGCAACGCGATGGCCGCGACTGGTACCGCATGTTCTACGGCGACTACCCCCAGGCGGACCTGGCCGAGCGCGCCCTGCACAACCTGCCGGCCACCCTGCCCAGCCACCGAGGCCAGGTGACCGCGCTGTAG